CTTTCTACCTTAGAttgtaatctataaatataaaaatgaatccctatttcccttagtcacgccatcacgcgtgaacggctggaccgatttcattaatttttctttgttgtgtttgttattgtcatgagaagaatcttatgaaagaaaaaattaaggaagttgagcagATCgttaaaaatgtaagaaaagttaatttcaacgattgacagaatgcaatcgggtcagctagtgtttgataaaaatatgagTAAAATAGTCTAATTATCATCCAGTATACCTTAGCGTCAACTTCAGGATCGTTAGGTTTGACGGCGGCCTTGAGCGCGTCGACGTTGGCCAGCAGCGCCGTCACCCGAGCTTCAGTAGCGCCGAGCTCACCGCCACGTACCAGAGCCGTCTGCGCACATAACGTTGCTGCCGCGCCACACAGCGTTGCCTGTCAAAATATAACATAGGGCCTTTGTCACAATTTTCAAGTTCTTAtaacagttatcgtattaaacaggtAATGTTGATAGTACTCAtcttattaccatttatttaggagtaTAGATTACAGTGgggcttttgtatttggtcggcttatacatttatgtgacgaatagCAGTTACTCAAAATGTGAAACACATTCATAATGTCGCAATACGGTACTGACTAGGTCTTGTAACCATAGctgtaaacataaatacaaacaaaatatgtgttatttgaattttttaaaaactttaatttaaattgttaaaaactttaatggttttgaagaattttgttttttttctagaTTAGTTTTATGTTACAAACCTGTCCTGTAGCAGCTTGGAGCCTTCGGAATGCCTCTTCATCTCTCACACCTGCAGCCTGTTCCAGTTTATGCAacctaacaataaaaatagtctatgaTTACCTTACCGTTGTTATATGTTGTGTAGTTTGATATgttaaatggattttttttatataaaaatttagtCTGTCAGTATTTTGTTAAACTAAGTTTAAGTTGCTGTTgcttgcagcttcgcccgcatgTAAAGTCAtagacaattttaaaacaaatcatttaacaaaatgagatttgaaaaataacatttatttcccatgggagcaaattaccataataaaaagtagtctgtGTATTGATCCAGGAATTGGTCCATCCGTGTTCCAAGTTTTGTCTAAATTTAGTCAcctgtttctgcatttacttctaacaaacattcaaacaatttcacaaacttttacttcaataatatttgtaaaattaaagcatataaatcaatttttagAGAGATAATGCAAATAAATCACCTGTGTTCAAGCTGAGCTATCCTTGTGGTCTGTGCAAGACTCACTTCAGGCTTCAACTTCAGATGCGCTGTTACCACACCTTCTTGCTTCTTCCTGCCGTTGGTTAACAAGTATTCTCTGCAAAATATGGCACACAATCAATAAACAGAACATAGTTTGGGTAGTATTTCctataaatgatttaaattcatagattattaaacaaattcaattaaatgaaacaaaaattatctGCAACTGCCATCTCTAAGAGAGAAAATACCTTCTAGATATCaatagtaacattttttttttaaaacaatcatttggcatacattaaaagatttgttaaaaaaatcatgaatattTAGTTTTGTCTTACTTTAGTTTCTCTGCTTTTGGATCAACCAGTTCTCCTTCTTCTAATTTTAGTTCTTCCAAAAGTTTCTTAGTGGCATTGATTTGAGAAGCCAATTTTATGTATTCATCCTGCAAAGTTAAGTTGTTTGTacaaagatttaatttaaatagaatattgcattacttttgtatttatctaTCAAAACATAGGGTAATTTCAAGGAGCAATACATCacttataattttcttaaaataaatttcagtttgtgttttgtttactATAAGGAAGCAACTAAACTATAAATACTATAGAGTCTAATTCAGATAGATCTATTATTGCCAGTAATAATCATATGCAATTATTGCTAGTAATTCGTTGAATATTGATCAAGAcacatatattttgttagtgCAGGGGAGAATTGACTCACCATTGCACCAATGTGCACTATCATACAGGGTAACTTTTGAAAGCAATGAGTATGATTACTGCCTGTCTGTTGTCTTCACTGATAAAAGTGATATGTTTACATAACTGGATGAAACTGAAACTATCCTACAATTTTAAGTTACCTTTTCACTCTCAGTAGCCTTGTTCTGCTGCTCAGCGACTTGTTCAAGGAGCTCTGAGAATTCACATCTGAGGCGGTTGTAGCGTTCCAGGGGAGTTTCAGGGTCACCTTCAGCTGCCAATTCCCATTCACCAGCCCTAGTATCAGAATAATTACTGAGAAACTTAAATggcaaacttaaaaaaaaaattattgtaaccCTATAACAACCCTTTGTAATACATACATTGTATATATTAGTCACAATGTAGACTATAATTTAGAACACAGCAATAATGTacacattaaattaaacaataatgtacacattaaattaaacaaaaaatgaataAGGTAATTCATTCATTACAAAACTGACTAATTCATTATTACC
This portion of the Manduca sexta isolate Smith_Timp_Sample1 chromosome 14, JHU_Msex_v1.0, whole genome shotgun sequence genome encodes:
- the LOC115445243 gene encoding dynactin subunit 2 → MADPKYENLPGIAYDQPDVYETGDLPEADQPEPFEEEENDSIEQLHLSVKDSFNKFKGKFLTGSVDFSDRLSRKSRIGYRAGEWELAAEGDPETPLERYNRLRCEFSELLEQVAEQQNKATESEKDEYIKLASQINATKKLLEELKLEEGELVDPKAEKLKEYLLTNGRKKQEGVVTAHLKLKPEVSLAQTTRIAQLEHRLHKLEQAAGVRDEEAFRRLQAATGQATLCGAAATLCAQTALVRGGELGATEARVTALLANVDALKAAVKPNDPEVDAKVNELHKLLKQIDGISHSEILERMEALEALHNQASNFGKSLTELETLQSTIASGVQNNKELLQGVQEVFALNVDSLQKEIKKLDERIGKIAAA